The Solibacillus sp. FSL R7-0668 genome includes the window CAATTTCTATTAGCGGTTACCCCCTAACGAAAAATCCCCCAAAAAACACTAAGAAAATCTTAAGAATTGATGTGCATGTTTGTTAAGATTTATTTAGTATCATATCCTTATACGAATCAGGTAGGGGTGAACGGCATGAGCCGAAAGAAATGGAGAAGTGACGAGCATTGAATATTTTGATTTGTGATGATGATAAAGAAATTGTACGTGCGATTAGTATTTATTTAGAAAACGAGGGCTACCAAGTGTTCAAGGCCTATGATGGGCTAGAGGCAATCGCGCTCATTCAAGACCATGTGATACACCTCATTATTATGGATATTATGATGCCGAAAATGGATGGGATTACGGCGACGATGAAAATTCGGCAGGAGCATATGATTCCGCTTATCATGCTTTCAGCCAAATCAGAGGATCATGATAAAATTCTTGGGTTAAATATCGGCGCGGATGACTATTTGGCCAAGCCGTTTAATCCGTTAGAGCTAATGGCACGAGTGAAATCACAGCTTAGACGCTATACCACTTTCGGCAGTCTTGAAGTGAACAATGCTGTATGCCAATCAGGCGGGCTTGTCATAGATGATGAGCGGAAAATCATTACAGTCGATAATGAAGCGGTTCATTTAACACCAGTGCAGTATAAAATTGTGAAGCTGCTGACAGCAAATGCCGGGAAAGTATTCACCATTGAAGAAATTTATGAAAAGGTTTGGAATGAACGTGCTGTTAGTCCAGAAAATACAGTGGCGGTTCATATCCGAAAGATTCGCGAAAAAATTGAAATCAATCCGAAAGAGCCAAAGTATTTAAAAGTGGTTTGGGGAGTGGGGTATAAAATTGAGAAATATTAGTCATGGAAGGATTACGAAGGTGATTGTGTTCCTACTTGCCGTTGTTTGTATTACGGGGGCAGTGAAGGCAGTGGTCGACATGGAAGTAAAATCGATTCATCTGAGTGCCATTAATGAAGAAAATTATTATGAAAGCCAATCATTTGCGAATGAAAGCTACGGTATTATTGCACCTTTAGCAGATTTGATCACGCACTACAAAAGTGAAGAATATATTTTAAGTGGTAAGGCATTAACAGCAGACGACCTAGAATATATGGAAGAAACGTTTTCCTATAGTTTCGCTCCATACGAACAGGATTCGAATTTAAGTGAAGCCGAATCCAATCGAATGTATCAAGAGAAATATGCAGCGTACTTAAAGCGTGAAAAAGAAAAAAGAATGAATGAGCAAGTCAAAAGCTATTATCAAATCCTCGCAGATTTAAAAGCAAAAAAAGGAATCATTTATTATGCGAGTAATGGGGAGCAAAAATTCGCCAATAGCGAGTTCAATACAAAGGCGCAATTTGAAACCTACAAAGCCTATATGCTATTTGTAGATTATGAGCAAATGCTGCACCCAGTAGAAATGAAAAATAGTAGAATGTTAGATAATCTGTCCTACGTAGTGGAAGAAATGAATCCACAAACAGATGTCATTTACGTGGCATTTGAACCAGCCTTCTTACAGCAAAAAACGCAGGAGTGGGAAGCGGATAAAGCAGCCGCCAAAGATTTGTTGAATGAATTCTTTGTATTTTTAGCAGGCTTTATTATTACATTTATTTATTTAGTAATCGTGATCGGCAGAACATCCTTTAATGATAAAGAAATGCATTTCCACGTCATTGACAAACTATATAATGATCTCAATATAATCATCGCTGTTTCTTTACCAACTTGGTGGGTTGTTATGCTGGTGGAAGTGTTCCGTGATGCATATCTGCTTCTAACAATCCCTATTTTTAGTATTGCATTACTGCTCATTTTATCGCTTGTGAAGCATTGCAAAAATCGAACAATTCTTTCGCATACACTCATCTATCAGTTGCTGAAAAAGGTGTTTCTTGCGCTGAAAAATATCTTTAATAGTGGCAGCATCGGTGTGAAAACATTGCTAGTTGTCATCGGCTATCCGGCATTAGTAGCCGCAACATTTTTCATGTTCCCAATTACGATTGGTGTTGTCGCGTGGCTTGCGCTCAAAAAGGCAAAGTCATTCAAACGCCTGAAAGAGGGCGTCGAGCAAATTAAAAATGGTGATCTTCAGCATCATATAGAAGTAGAGGGCAAGGGTGAGCTTAGCCAACTCGCGACGAGCATCAACCAAATTACCGATGGGCTAAGAAAGTCAGTTGATAGTGAGATTAAGAGTGAGCGCTTAAAAACAGAGCTCATCACCAATGTTTCGCATGATATCAGAACACCGTTAACGTCGATTATTACGTATGTCGATTTATTAAAAACCGAAACGGATCCCGAAAAAATAGCCGAATATATCGACGTGCTCGACCAAAAATCGGAACGCTTAAAGCATTTAACCGATGATTTATTTGAGGCAGCCAAAGCATCAAGCGGAAGTATGCCGATGCAGCTAGAGAAAATTGACATCGTGTCCCTATTAACGCAGGGCATCGGCGAAATGGATGAACAGATTGAAGCGTCTGCCTTAGATTTCAAGTTAGCCTACCCGACAGAAAAGGTTTATATGAAGGCAGATGGAAAGCTGCTCTGGCGCGGCATCGAAAATCTATTCTCCAATATCTTTAAATACGCACAGCCTGCATCAAGGGTCTACATTGATGTACAAGATTTAGGAAACGAGATAAGCGTGACCTTTAAAAACATTTCAGCGTTTGAGCTAAATATTTCTGCTGATGAACTAATGGAACGCTTTACGCGCGGGGATGAATCGCGAACGAGCCAAGGTAGCGGATTAGGACTGTCGATTGCCGAAAGTCTCATCAATATCCAGCGCGGAAAGTTCATCGTTCAAGTAGACGGTGATTTATTCAAAGCCATCATTGTCCTACCAAAATTTCCAACTGAATAATAGTGCAGTGAAGAAGATGTCCGAGAACTAATTCGAGGGCATCTTTTTTTATCGATGGATGTGGTAGTTCGAGAGTTGCGTGCGGTTTTCAGGAAATATGTGTGGTATTTCAAAAATATTTTCGGATTTCCAATTAACCCGAGCCGACTCCGAATACTCCATAATCAAATAAACCATATGACACCCAAATTCTTTTTCTGCTACAATAAATTTACAGTAAATTCAAAATACTTCAAAGGGGATTCAGGCAGATGGAGAAAATGCAAGCAACAACATTATCCGCACAAGCAGTAGCGGCACTTAATCAAGCGGTGGAACAGCATTTAGGGAAGGACAAGGCAACATTTACATTACGCGACCGCCAAACAGGGGAAC containing:
- a CDS encoding response regulator transcription factor, which translates into the protein MNILICDDDKEIVRAISIYLENEGYQVFKAYDGLEAIALIQDHVIHLIIMDIMMPKMDGITATMKIRQEHMIPLIMLSAKSEDHDKILGLNIGADDYLAKPFNPLELMARVKSQLRRYTTFGSLEVNNAVCQSGGLVIDDERKIITVDNEAVHLTPVQYKIVKLLTANAGKVFTIEEIYEKVWNERAVSPENTVAVHIRKIREKIEINPKEPKYLKVVWGVGYKIEKY
- a CDS encoding HAMP domain-containing sensor histidine kinase, yielding MRNISHGRITKVIVFLLAVVCITGAVKAVVDMEVKSIHLSAINEENYYESQSFANESYGIIAPLADLITHYKSEEYILSGKALTADDLEYMEETFSYSFAPYEQDSNLSEAESNRMYQEKYAAYLKREKEKRMNEQVKSYYQILADLKAKKGIIYYASNGEQKFANSEFNTKAQFETYKAYMLFVDYEQMLHPVEMKNSRMLDNLSYVVEEMNPQTDVIYVAFEPAFLQQKTQEWEADKAAAKDLLNEFFVFLAGFIITFIYLVIVIGRTSFNDKEMHFHVIDKLYNDLNIIIAVSLPTWWVVMLVEVFRDAYLLLTIPIFSIALLLILSLVKHCKNRTILSHTLIYQLLKKVFLALKNIFNSGSIGVKTLLVVIGYPALVAATFFMFPITIGVVAWLALKKAKSFKRLKEGVEQIKNGDLQHHIEVEGKGELSQLATSINQITDGLRKSVDSEIKSERLKTELITNVSHDIRTPLTSIITYVDLLKTETDPEKIAEYIDVLDQKSERLKHLTDDLFEAAKASSGSMPMQLEKIDIVSLLTQGIGEMDEQIEASALDFKLAYPTEKVYMKADGKLLWRGIENLFSNIFKYAQPASRVYIDVQDLGNEISVTFKNISAFELNISADELMERFTRGDESRTSQGSGLGLSIAESLINIQRGKFIVQVDGDLFKAIIVLPKFPTE